The following are encoded together in the Streptomyces sp. NBC_01465 genome:
- a CDS encoding RNA polymerase sigma factor, producing the protein MSASTSRTLPPEIAESESVMALIERGKADGQIAGDDVRRAFEADQIPPTQWKNVLRSLNQILEEEGVTLMVSAAESPKRPRKSVAAKSPVKRTATKTVAAKTVTAKTVAATAAPAAESVDAVADDTEPKKAVAKKAAAKKTVAKKATAKKTTAKKTASKKDADEALDGDEAEETPAKAGEGEEEEGGEAKGFVLSDDDEDDAPAQQVAVAGATADPVKDYLKQIGKVPLLNAEQEVELAKRIEAGLFAEDKLANSDKLAPKLKRELEIIAEDGRRAKNHLLEANLRLVVSLAKRYTGRGMLFLDLIQEGNLGLIRAVEKFDYTKGYKFSTYATWWIRQAITRAMADQARTIRIPVHMVEVINKLARVQRQMLQDLGREPTPEELAKELDMTPEKVIEVQKYGREPISLHTPLGEDGDSEFGDLIEDSEAVVPADAVSFTLLQEQLHSVLDTLSEREAGVVSMRFGLTDGQPKTLDEIGKVYGVTRERIRQIESKTMSKLRHPSRSQVLRDYLD; encoded by the coding sequence GTGTCGGCCAGCACATCCCGTACTCTCCCGCCGGAGATCGCCGAGTCCGAGTCTGTCATGGCGCTCATCGAGCGGGGAAAGGCTGATGGGCAGATCGCAGGCGACGACGTGCGCCGGGCCTTCGAGGCTGACCAGATTCCGCCAACCCAGTGGAAGAACGTTCTGCGCAGCCTCAACCAGATCCTCGAGGAAGAGGGTGTGACGCTGATGGTCAGTGCCGCGGAGTCGCCCAAGCGCCCCCGTAAGAGCGTCGCAGCGAAGAGCCCGGTCAAGCGCACCGCCACCAAGACGGTTGCCGCGAAGACGGTCACGGCGAAGACTGTCGCGGCCACTGCGGCACCCGCCGCCGAGTCCGTGGACGCCGTCGCCGACGACACCGAGCCCAAGAAGGCGGTCGCCAAGAAGGCGGCCGCGAAGAAGACTGTCGCGAAGAAGGCGACGGCGAAGAAGACCACCGCGAAGAAGACCGCCTCCAAGAAGGACGCCGACGAGGCTCTCGACGGCGACGAGGCGGAGGAGACTCCGGCCAAGGCCGGCGAGGGCGAAGAGGAGGAGGGCGGCGAGGCCAAGGGCTTCGTTCTCTCCGACGACGACGAGGACGACGCGCCTGCGCAGCAGGTCGCCGTCGCCGGTGCCACCGCCGACCCGGTCAAGGACTACCTGAAGCAGATCGGCAAGGTCCCGCTCCTCAACGCGGAGCAGGAAGTCGAGCTCGCCAAGCGCATCGAGGCGGGTCTCTTCGCCGAGGACAAGCTGGCCAACTCCGACAAGCTCGCGCCGAAGCTCAAGCGCGAGCTGGAGATCATCGCCGAGGACGGCCGCCGCGCCAAGAACCACCTCCTGGAGGCCAACCTCCGTCTGGTGGTCTCGCTGGCCAAGCGCTACACCGGTCGCGGCATGCTCTTCCTGGACCTCATCCAGGAGGGCAACCTCGGTCTGATCCGCGCGGTCGAGAAGTTCGACTACACCAAGGGCTACAAGTTCTCCACGTACGCCACCTGGTGGATCCGTCAGGCGATCACCCGCGCCATGGCCGACCAGGCCCGCACCATCCGTATCCCGGTGCACATGGTCGAGGTCATCAACAAGCTCGCGCGCGTCCAGCGTCAGATGCTCCAGGACCTGGGCCGCGAGCCCACCCCGGAGGAGCTGGCCAAGGAGCTCGACATGACCCCTGAGAAGGTCATCGAGGTCCAGAAGTACGGTCGTGAGCCCATCTCGCTGCACACCCCCCTGGGTGAGGACGGCGACAGCGAGTTCGGTGACCTCATCGAGGACTCCGAGGCCGTCGTCCCGGCCGACGCGGTCAGCTTCACGCTCCTGCAGGAGCAGCTGCACTCGGTCCTGGACACCCTGTCCGAGCGTGAGGCGGGCGTGGTCTCCATGCGCTTCGGC